From one Pieris brassicae chromosome 5, ilPieBrab1.1, whole genome shotgun sequence genomic stretch:
- the LOC123709669 gene encoding protein D2-like — protein sequence MSCTMARVIKLAILLLIADGTMVNFRAFARAMSTVAKNFEANGVVPDVVPKAPNALITVKYPSGVEVKEGNELTPTQVKDVPSVSYDANPDSFYTLVITDPDAPSRKEPKVREWHHWLVGNIPGQNVASGETLSAYVGSGPPEGTGLHRYVFLVYKQPSKLTFDEPRLTNTSRDKRGMFSITKFAEKYKLGDPIAGNFYEAQYDDYVPELYKQLNG from the exons ATGTCGTGTACGATGGCTCGAGTAATCAAACTGGCGATTCTTTTGTTAATAGCAGACGGCACTATGGTAAATTTTAGGGCGTTTGCGAGAGCCATGTCCACTGTTGCCAAGAACTTTGAAGCCAACGGCGTGGTGCCTGACGTCGTCCCGAAGGCCCCAAATGCTCTGATCACT GTTAAGTATCCGAGTGGTGTGGAAGTGAAAGAAGGCAACGAGCTGACGCCAACACAGGTGAAGGATGTGCCAAGTGTCAGTTATGACGCTAACCCTGATAGCTTCTACACCTTGgttataaccg acCCAGACGCACCTTCCCGCAAAGAGCCAAAAGTCCGGGAATGGCACCACTGGTTGGTTGGAAACATTCCCGGGCAAAACGTCGCCTCGGGTGAGACATTGTCCGCCTACGTCGGCTCTGGGCCTCCAGAGGGCACTGGTCTCCACCGATACGTGTTTTTGGTGTACAAGCAACCATCAAAGTTGACATTTGATGAGCCAAGACTAACTAACAC ATCCAGGGATAAGCGAGGAATGTTTTCTATTACCAAGTTTGCTGAGAAATACAAATTGGGCGATCCCATTGCTGGTAACTTCTACGAAGCCCAATACGACGATTACGTTCCTGAGCTATACAAGCAGCTCAATggctaa
- the LOC123710456 gene encoding protein D2-like isoform X2 yields MVNFRVFARAMSTVAKNFEANGVVPDVVPKAPNALVTVKYPSGVEVKEGNELTPRQVKDVPSVSYDASPDSFYTLAMTDPDAPSRKEPKFREWHHWLVGNIPGQNVASGETLSAYVGSGPPEGTGLHRYVFLVYKQPSKLTFDEPRLPNTSGDKRAMFSIAKFAEKYKLGDPIAGNFYEAQYDDYVPELYKQLGA; encoded by the exons ATGGTAAATTTTAGGGTGTTTGCGAGAGCCATGTCCACTGTTGCAAAGAACTTTGAAGCCAACGGCGTGGTGCCTGACGTCGTTCCGAAGGCCCCAAATGCTTTGGTCACT GTTAAGTATCCGAGTGGTGTAGAAGTGAAAGAAGGCAACGAGCTGACGCCAAGACAGGTGAAGGATGTGCCGAGTGTCAGTTATGACGCCAGCCCTGATAGCTTCTACACCTTGGCTATGACCG acCCAGACGCACCTTCCCGCAAAGAGCCAAAATTCCGTGAATGGCACCACTGGTTGGTTGGAAACATTCCCGGGCAAAACGTCGCCTCGGGTGAGACATTGTCCGCCTACGTCGGCTCTGGGCCTCCAGAGGGCACTGGTCTCCACCGATACGTGTTTTTGGTGTACAAGCAACCATCAAAGTTGACATTTGATGAGCCCAGACTACCTAACAC ATCCGGTGACAAACGAGCAATGTTCTCTATTGCCAAGTTTGCGGAGAAATACAAATTGGGCGATCCCATTGCGGGTAACTTCTACGAAGCCCAATACGACGATTACGTTCCTGAGCTATACAAGCAGCTCGGTGcctaa
- the LOC123710456 gene encoding protein D2-like isoform X3, which yields MSTVAKNFEANGVVPDVVPKAPNALVTVKYPSGVEVKEGNELTPRQVKDVPSVSYDASPDSFYTLAMTDPDAPSRKEPKFREWHHWLVGNIPGQNVASGETLSAYVGSGPPEGTGLHRYVFLVYKQPSKLTFDEPRLPNTSGDKRAMFSIAKFAEKYKLGDPIAGNFYEAQYDDYVPELYKQLGA from the exons ATGTCCACTGTTGCAAAGAACTTTGAAGCCAACGGCGTGGTGCCTGACGTCGTTCCGAAGGCCCCAAATGCTTTGGTCACT GTTAAGTATCCGAGTGGTGTAGAAGTGAAAGAAGGCAACGAGCTGACGCCAAGACAGGTGAAGGATGTGCCGAGTGTCAGTTATGACGCCAGCCCTGATAGCTTCTACACCTTGGCTATGACCG acCCAGACGCACCTTCCCGCAAAGAGCCAAAATTCCGTGAATGGCACCACTGGTTGGTTGGAAACATTCCCGGGCAAAACGTCGCCTCGGGTGAGACATTGTCCGCCTACGTCGGCTCTGGGCCTCCAGAGGGCACTGGTCTCCACCGATACGTGTTTTTGGTGTACAAGCAACCATCAAAGTTGACATTTGATGAGCCCAGACTACCTAACAC ATCCGGTGACAAACGAGCAATGTTCTCTATTGCCAAGTTTGCGGAGAAATACAAATTGGGCGATCCCATTGCGGGTAACTTCTACGAAGCCCAATACGACGATTACGTTCCTGAGCTATACAAGCAGCTCGGTGcctaa
- the LOC123710456 gene encoding protein D2-like isoform X1, translating to MSCTMARVFKLAILLLIADGTMVNFRVFARAMSTVAKNFEANGVVPDVVPKAPNALVTVKYPSGVEVKEGNELTPRQVKDVPSVSYDASPDSFYTLAMTDPDAPSRKEPKFREWHHWLVGNIPGQNVASGETLSAYVGSGPPEGTGLHRYVFLVYKQPSKLTFDEPRLPNTSGDKRAMFSIAKFAEKYKLGDPIAGNFYEAQYDDYVPELYKQLGA from the exons ATGTCGTGTACGATGGCTCGAGTATTCAAACTGGCGATTCTTTTGTTAATAGCAGACGGCACTATGGTAAATTTTAGGGTGTTTGCGAGAGCCATGTCCACTGTTGCAAAGAACTTTGAAGCCAACGGCGTGGTGCCTGACGTCGTTCCGAAGGCCCCAAATGCTTTGGTCACT GTTAAGTATCCGAGTGGTGTAGAAGTGAAAGAAGGCAACGAGCTGACGCCAAGACAGGTGAAGGATGTGCCGAGTGTCAGTTATGACGCCAGCCCTGATAGCTTCTACACCTTGGCTATGACCG acCCAGACGCACCTTCCCGCAAAGAGCCAAAATTCCGTGAATGGCACCACTGGTTGGTTGGAAACATTCCCGGGCAAAACGTCGCCTCGGGTGAGACATTGTCCGCCTACGTCGGCTCTGGGCCTCCAGAGGGCACTGGTCTCCACCGATACGTGTTTTTGGTGTACAAGCAACCATCAAAGTTGACATTTGATGAGCCCAGACTACCTAACAC ATCCGGTGACAAACGAGCAATGTTCTCTATTGCCAAGTTTGCGGAGAAATACAAATTGGGCGATCCCATTGCGGGTAACTTCTACGAAGCCCAATACGACGATTACGTTCCTGAGCTATACAAGCAGCTCGGTGcctaa
- the LOC123710454 gene encoding uncharacterized protein LOC123710454 isoform X1: protein MSPRKQPSSLFKLCVRTSLNLINECCFIIEKNYADIECKESEKQIILLKGYLVSLLPTRLFDVLCLERGCYRYRGDPRIQLNVLIHPSMSIFRKSDLDNGIPQTFWVHVMPRFTHLVVLDLKFICTDEILELIGSKCLLLEELNIVSRVDICKSLINASVLIRNVSDSGLSYISNLKNLRILAMDPPRNERASRVGRCVSQAGIIMLISELPYLEELRIESCDIGSTLINTDVSIGPLSLRKINCHFASAEGMRKLVKICPHLKELSITHLSANNKDAILEEIALSDLRLSKLDMSFFSHSDSLHHLLEVKGSYLTHFSLWEIDHSLSLDEVINLGTSCPNLTSLCLITQSNYLSIPRFFRQPKNIFRQLEVLTLGNERFSIEDILVFFLECTLCLRKLTLKFQTKLSIDNTLIYILQKGYFKNVRSLWLDCTLEVSKDVVKQVIQGCEMLQLFTVDFTEDMSDVHKYIADNNLDLKLGGY, encoded by the exons ATGTCACCGCGTAAACAACCGAGTAGCTTATTCAAATTATGTGTAAGAACCTccctaaatttaattaacgaaTGTTGTTTTATAATCGAAAAAAATTATGCTGATATAGAATGTAAAGAATCCGAAaagcaaattattttactgaaGGGATATCTAGTGTCATTACTACCTACAAG atTGTTCGATGTACTATGTTTGGAAAGAGGATGTTATCGATATCGCGGTGACCCTAGAATACAACTCAATGTTCTTATTCATCCTAGTATGTCAATCTTCCGCAAAAGTGATCTTGACAATGGTATTCCCCAAACTTTCTGGGTTCATGTTATGCCACGGTTCACACATTTAGTTGTCcttgatttaaaattcatcTGTACAGATGAAATCCTTGAATTGATTGGCTCAAAATGTCTTCTACTCGAAGAGCTAAACATAGTTTCCCGAGTAGATATATGTAAATCTCTAATTAATGCATCTGTCCTCATTCGGAATGTGTCAGATTCTGgtttgtcttatatatcaaatcttaaaaatttGCGCATATTAGCAATGGATCCTCCTCGTAATGAAAGAGCTAGTCGAGTAGGTAGATGTGTCTCCCAAGCTGGTATTATTATGCTAATAAGTGAACTTCCCTATCTTGAGGAATTGAGAATAGAGTCATGTGATATAGGttcaacattaataaatacagatgTCAGCATTGGACCACTCAGCTTAAGGAAAATCAACTGTCATTTTGCATCAGCTGAGGGTATGCGGAAACTTGTAAAAATTTGTCCacatttaaaagaattgtCCATTACACATTTATCTGCAAACAACAAGGATGCAATACTGGAAGAAATAGCATTAAGTGACTTAAGGTTAAGTAAGTTAGACATGTcatttttttctcacagtgaTTCATTGCATCACCTTTTGGAGGTAAAAGGAAGTTATCTAACACATTTTTCTCTATGGGAGATTGATCACTCATTAAGTTTAGATGAAGTCATTAACTTAGGTACAAGTTGTCCAAATCTCACATCTCTTTGTCTAATAACTCAGTCCAACTACCTTTCAATTCCAAGATTTTTTCGTCAaccaaaaaacatatttcgtCAACTTGAAGTATTGACATTGGGAAATGAACGCTTTAGTATTGaagatattttagttttttttctagaaTGTACACTGTGCTTACGGAagttaactttaaaatttcaaacaaaattatcaatagATAATACACTGATATATATCTTACAAAaaggatattttaaaaatgtacgtAGTTTATGGTTGGATTGTACATTGGAAGTATCAAAGGATGTAGTAAAACAAGTTATACAGGGTTGTGAGATGTTGCAACTATTCACTGTAGACTTTACAGAAGACATGAGTGatgtacacaaatacatagcCGATAATAACCTAGACTTAAAACTGGGTggctattaa
- the LOC123710454 gene encoding uncharacterized protein LOC123710454 isoform X2 has translation MSIFRKSDLDNGIPQTFWVHVMPRFTHLVVLDLKFICTDEILELIGSKCLLLEELNIVSRVDICKSLINASVLIRNVSDSGLSYISNLKNLRILAMDPPRNERASRVGRCVSQAGIIMLISELPYLEELRIESCDIGSTLINTDVSIGPLSLRKINCHFASAEGMRKLVKICPHLKELSITHLSANNKDAILEEIALSDLRLSKLDMSFFSHSDSLHHLLEVKGSYLTHFSLWEIDHSLSLDEVINLGTSCPNLTSLCLITQSNYLSIPRFFRQPKNIFRQLEVLTLGNERFSIEDILVFFLECTLCLRKLTLKFQTKLSIDNTLIYILQKGYFKNVRSLWLDCTLEVSKDVVKQVIQGCEMLQLFTVDFTEDMSDVHKYIADNNLDLKLGGY, from the coding sequence ATGTCAATCTTCCGCAAAAGTGATCTTGACAATGGTATTCCCCAAACTTTCTGGGTTCATGTTATGCCACGGTTCACACATTTAGTTGTCcttgatttaaaattcatcTGTACAGATGAAATCCTTGAATTGATTGGCTCAAAATGTCTTCTACTCGAAGAGCTAAACATAGTTTCCCGAGTAGATATATGTAAATCTCTAATTAATGCATCTGTCCTCATTCGGAATGTGTCAGATTCTGgtttgtcttatatatcaaatcttaaaaatttGCGCATATTAGCAATGGATCCTCCTCGTAATGAAAGAGCTAGTCGAGTAGGTAGATGTGTCTCCCAAGCTGGTATTATTATGCTAATAAGTGAACTTCCCTATCTTGAGGAATTGAGAATAGAGTCATGTGATATAGGttcaacattaataaatacagatgTCAGCATTGGACCACTCAGCTTAAGGAAAATCAACTGTCATTTTGCATCAGCTGAGGGTATGCGGAAACTTGTAAAAATTTGTCCacatttaaaagaattgtCCATTACACATTTATCTGCAAACAACAAGGATGCAATACTGGAAGAAATAGCATTAAGTGACTTAAGGTTAAGTAAGTTAGACATGTcatttttttctcacagtgaTTCATTGCATCACCTTTTGGAGGTAAAAGGAAGTTATCTAACACATTTTTCTCTATGGGAGATTGATCACTCATTAAGTTTAGATGAAGTCATTAACTTAGGTACAAGTTGTCCAAATCTCACATCTCTTTGTCTAATAACTCAGTCCAACTACCTTTCAATTCCAAGATTTTTTCGTCAaccaaaaaacatatttcgtCAACTTGAAGTATTGACATTGGGAAATGAACGCTTTAGTATTGaagatattttagttttttttctagaaTGTACACTGTGCTTACGGAagttaactttaaaatttcaaacaaaattatcaatagATAATACACTGATATATATCTTACAAAaaggatattttaaaaatgtacgtAGTTTATGGTTGGATTGTACATTGGAAGTATCAAAGGATGTAGTAAAACAAGTTATACAGGGTTGTGAGATGTTGCAACTATTCACTGTAGACTTTACAGAAGACATGAGTGatgtacacaaatacatagcCGATAATAACCTAGACTTAAAACTGGGTggctattaa
- the LOC123710455 gene encoding histone deacetylase 3 isoform X2 encodes MTQHRVAYFYNPDVGNFHYGPGHPMKPHRLSVTHSLVLNYGLHKKMQIYRPYRASAHDMCRFHSEDYIEFLQNVTPQNIQSYSKDLLHYNVGDDCPVFEGLFDFCSMYTGASLEGAMKLNNNACDIAINWSGGLHHAKKFEPSGFCYVNDIVIAILELLKYHPRVLYIDIDVHHGDGVQEAFYLTDRVMTVSFHKYGNYFFPGTGDMYETGAESGRYFSVNVPLKEGIDDHSYVQVFKPVISSVMEFYRPTAIVLQCGADSLAGDRLGCFSLSTRGHGECVQFVKNLNLPTLVVGGGGYTLRNVARCWTYETSLLIDEDISNELPYTEYLEFFAPDFQLHPEVSGTTNANSKQYLEAISKYVYDNLKMCQHSPAVQMSHIPGDFFPEEERIKEELDPDIRISQEEADKMVEPKNEFYDDEKDNDKESVPETKES; translated from the exons ATGACTCAACACAGAGtagcttatttttataacccAGACGTAGGAAATTTTCATTATGGTCCTGGACATCCGATGAAACCTCATAGGCTATCCGTAACGCATAGTTTGGTGCTTAATTATGGGCTGCACAAGAAAATGCAGATTTATAGACCATACAGAGCAAGTGCACATGACATGTGCCGTTTCCACAGCGAGGATTACATTGAATTTCTGCAGAATGTAACTCCACAAAATATTCAGA GTTATTCGAAAGATTTGCTTCACTACAATGTTGGTGATGATTGTCCTGTGTTTGAGGGTTTATTCGACTTCTGTTCTATGTACACAGGAGCCTCCCTTGAAGGGGCAATGAAACTTAACAATAATGCTTGTGACATTGCTATAAATTGGTCTGGTGGATTACATCACGCAAAAAAGTTTGAACCTTCAG gtttttgttatgtaaatGATATAGTGATAGCTATATTagaattacttaaatatcaCCCAAGAGTGCTATACATAGACATTGATGTTCACCATGGTGATGGTGTTCAAGAAGCATTCTATTTAACTGATAGAGTAATGACAGTGAGCTTCCATAAGTATGGAAATTATTTCTTTCCGGGAACTGGAGATATGTATGAAACTGGAGCTGAAAGTGGAAGGTACTTCTCAGTAAATGTGCCACTGAAAGAAGGAATTGATGATCACAGCTATGTCCAG GTGTTTAAACCAGTTATATCAAGTGTGATGGAGTTCTATCGGCCAACTGCAATTGTTCTTCAATGTGGTGCTGATTCCTTAGCTGGGGATCGACTCGGATGTTTCTCACTTTCAACTAGAGGTCACGGGGAATGTGTGCAATTTGTCAAGAATCTGAATCTCCCCACACTTGTTGTGGGAGGAGGAGG ataTACCCTCCGTAACGTGGCGCGTTGTTGGACATATGAGACGTCACTTCTAATTGACGAAGATATTTCGAATGAGCTTCCATACACTGAGTATCTTGAGTTTTTTGCACCGGACTTCCAGTTGCATCCTGAAGTATCTGG gACAACAAATGCAAACAGTAAGCAGTACTTGGAAGCGATAAGCAAATATGTATATGACAATTTGAAGATGTGTCAGCATTCACCTGCAGTACAGATGTCACACATACCAG GTGACTTCTTTCCCGAAGAAGAAAGGATAAAAGAGGAACTGGATCCGGATATCCGTATCAGTCAAGAGGAAGCGGATAAAATGGTGGAGCCTAAGAACGAGTTTTATGACGATGAGAAAGACAATGACAAG gaATCAGTACCAGAGACCAAGGAATCCTAG
- the LOC123710455 gene encoding histone deacetylase 3 isoform X1, whose translation MTQHRVAYFYNPDVGNFHYGPGHPMKPHRLSVTHSLVLNYGLHKKMQIYRPYRASAHDMCRFHSEDYIEFLQNVTPQNIQSYSKDLLHYNVGDDCPVFEGLFDFCSMYTGASLEGAMKLNNNACDIAINWSGGLHHAKKFEPSGFCYVNDIVIAILELLKYHPRVLYIDIDVHHGDGVQEAFYLTDRVMTVSFHKYGNYFFPGTGDMYETGAESGRYFSVNVPLKEGIDDHSYVQVFKPVISSVMEFYRPTAIVLQCGADSLAGDRLGCFSLSTRGHGECVQFVKNLNLPTLVVGGGGSHFKGIEQARRSALNLFSDISPISLGSLLYTLRNVARCWTYETSLLIDEDISNELPYTEYLEFFAPDFQLHPEVSGTTNANSKQYLEAISKYVYDNLKMCQHSPAVQMSHIPGDFFPEEERIKEELDPDIRISQEEADKMVEPKNEFYDDEKDNDKESVPETKES comes from the exons ATGACTCAACACAGAGtagcttatttttataacccAGACGTAGGAAATTTTCATTATGGTCCTGGACATCCGATGAAACCTCATAGGCTATCCGTAACGCATAGTTTGGTGCTTAATTATGGGCTGCACAAGAAAATGCAGATTTATAGACCATACAGAGCAAGTGCACATGACATGTGCCGTTTCCACAGCGAGGATTACATTGAATTTCTGCAGAATGTAACTCCACAAAATATTCAGA GTTATTCGAAAGATTTGCTTCACTACAATGTTGGTGATGATTGTCCTGTGTTTGAGGGTTTATTCGACTTCTGTTCTATGTACACAGGAGCCTCCCTTGAAGGGGCAATGAAACTTAACAATAATGCTTGTGACATTGCTATAAATTGGTCTGGTGGATTACATCACGCAAAAAAGTTTGAACCTTCAG gtttttgttatgtaaatGATATAGTGATAGCTATATTagaattacttaaatatcaCCCAAGAGTGCTATACATAGACATTGATGTTCACCATGGTGATGGTGTTCAAGAAGCATTCTATTTAACTGATAGAGTAATGACAGTGAGCTTCCATAAGTATGGAAATTATTTCTTTCCGGGAACTGGAGATATGTATGAAACTGGAGCTGAAAGTGGAAGGTACTTCTCAGTAAATGTGCCACTGAAAGAAGGAATTGATGATCACAGCTATGTCCAG GTGTTTAAACCAGTTATATCAAGTGTGATGGAGTTCTATCGGCCAACTGCAATTGTTCTTCAATGTGGTGCTGATTCCTTAGCTGGGGATCGACTCGGATGTTTCTCACTTTCAACTAGAGGTCACGGGGAATGTGTGCAATTTGTCAAGAATCTGAATCTCCCCACACTTGTTGTGGGAGGAGGAGG TTCgcatttcaagggtatagaGCAGGCAAGAAGAAgtgctttgaatttatttagtgacaTTTCTCCAATTTCGCTTGGCAGTTTGTT ataTACCCTCCGTAACGTGGCGCGTTGTTGGACATATGAGACGTCACTTCTAATTGACGAAGATATTTCGAATGAGCTTCCATACACTGAGTATCTTGAGTTTTTTGCACCGGACTTCCAGTTGCATCCTGAAGTATCTGG gACAACAAATGCAAACAGTAAGCAGTACTTGGAAGCGATAAGCAAATATGTATATGACAATTTGAAGATGTGTCAGCATTCACCTGCAGTACAGATGTCACACATACCAG GTGACTTCTTTCCCGAAGAAGAAAGGATAAAAGAGGAACTGGATCCGGATATCCGTATCAGTCAAGAGGAAGCGGATAAAATGGTGGAGCCTAAGAACGAGTTTTATGACGATGAGAAAGACAATGACAAG gaATCAGTACCAGAGACCAAGGAATCCTAG
- the LOC123709701 gene encoding PHD finger protein 12 → MTNVGYDLDTSGGLMPLIRALIKPPDEDVNVQKPKKSHPYYKRPGKGHNHDSCDACGEGGDLICCDRCPASFHLGCYDPPLDETDIPSGSWLCKQCTANDEKPGSTRSSRPQSPVDVKNESEKKTRNLRNNRTNSKKSKDEREEVEEEKKEPEKELTPMEILVKAARVMNPRQFDLPPEMKQPFPFPGTDKEGSKNGNASLLTVDSSGCVPLPAKTCYVCQWTCKLAPLLQCDYCPALFHLDCLDPPLTALPTGRWMCPNHVENFIDWKLVSSISAVERAALWDRFGAPVDQHAVKVDFIRRARLQRHRVPMGVRGRVVVPRCVRAHYRRPPPLLPSRREHVRCRKVLKNRLPSESESEEDEPNTKHKICLNNDCSPEECDKPKLSGVTDKGAVDDLKAIEGDEAPKSENISSDSDIDPEYLLRVKRRKPRDSSPSKRREKLKLRAGTDVEELLAAVEKHLDKLDERLVRVLAWQRLQEVALGERAAGRWRSSTDELSTKAAAAIKHVERSQLAKHGLRCTTLPSELLASADRERIASIVWGSPPALTSAQTKNNALEAALKRMLACVTRLFHTDKAGDVTLGASIPMRLSSLTIGSDGSCGLQLETNCRHVSGKHAIIFRDEVSGHFELINYSEWGSVVNGVMYSCATPLYSSAEDTRPEQLKHLADNKRTEKRLKGALTEPTHAEQTCACPIRPPDGSRAWEGSALVPHGALLQFGCQQYVFSIAEPRPFPYEQPIEEPAL, encoded by the exons ATGACTAACGTGGGATATGATTTAGATACGTCTGGTGGACTTATGCCG cTCATTCGGGCGCTAATAAAGCCACCAGACGAAGATGTGAATGTTCAAAAGCCTAAGAAATCGCACCCATATTATAAGCGTCCTGGAAAAGGTCACAACCACGATTCTTGTGATGCTTGTGGAGAGGGAGGTGACCTTATATGCTGTGACCGCTGTCCAGCTAGTTTTCATCTTGGTTGCta TGACCCACCATTGGATGAGACTGACATTCCATCAGGCTCATGGCTGTGTAAGCAGTGCACAGCAAATGATGAAAAGCCTGGCAGCACCCGGTCAAGCAGGCCACAATCCCCTGTTGATGTTAAGAATGAATCTGAGAAAAAAACTAG GAATCTACGTAATAACCGCACAAACTCCAAAAAGAGTAAAGATGAGAGAGAGGAGGTTGAAGAAGAAAAGAAAGAACCAGAAAAAGAGCTCACTCCAATGGAGATCTTAGTCAAGGCTGCTCGCGTTATGAATCCACGTCAGTTTGATTTACCTCCAGAAATGAAGCAGCCATTTCCATTCCCTGGAACTGATAAGG AGGGTAGCAAGAATGGTAATGCGTCACTTCTGACAGTCGATTCCTCTGGTTGTGTCCCTCTTCCCGCCAAGACTTGTTACGTGTGCCAGTGGACTTGCAAGCTTGCACCATTGCTACAGTGTGATTATTGCCCTGCGTTATTTCACttg GATTGCCTGGACCCACCTTTAACTGCGTTGCCAACTGGCCGATGGATGTGCCCTAATCATGTGGAAAACTttatt GATTGGAAGCTGGTATCGTCAATATCGGCAGTGGAACGAGCGGCTCTTTGGGACAGATTCGGAGCTCCCGTCGACCAGCACGCCGTCAAGGTGGACTTTATAAGACGGGCGAGGCTCCAGAGACATCG CGTGCCCATGGGCGTCCGCGGTCGCGTAGTCGTGCCCCGCTGCGTGCGCGCTCACTACAGACGTCCCCCGCCCTTGTTGCCTTCGCGGAGGGAGCATGTGCGATGTCGCAAag TGCTTAAAAATAGGTTGCCCTCCGAATCGGAATCCGAAGAAGATGAAccaaatacaaaacataagATTTGTCTCAACAACGATTGTTCTCCCGAGGAATGTGATAAGCCTAAACTGAGTGGAGTCACCGATAAGGGTGCTGTTGACGATCTGAAGGCTATCGAGGGTGATGAG gcGCCAAAATCGGAAAACATATCGTCCGACTCGGATATCGATCCGGAATATTTGCTGCGTGTGAAACGTCGCAAACCCCGAGACTCAAGTCCAAGCAAAAGGCGGGAAAAACTTAAATTGCGAGCTGGAACGGATGTCGAGGAGCTGTTGGCGGCCGTTGAGAAGCATTTGGATAAGTTGGACGAGCGATTGGTTAGAGTATTGGCTTGGCAACGACTGCAAGAG GTGGCTTTAGGTGAACGAGCCGCCGGTAGATGGCGCTCTTCAACAGATGAACTCAGTACGAAGGCTGCGGCGGCCATTAAACACGTGGAAAGGTCACAACTCGCCAAACACGGGTTGAGGTGTACCACATTACCCTCGGAATTGCTGGCCTCGGCTGACAGGGAGAGGATCGCATCGATAG TTTGGGGATCGCCGCCCGCCCTGACCTCCGCCCAGACCAAGAATAACGCCTTGGAGGCTGCCCTTAAAAGGATGCTGGCCTGCGTCACCAGGCTGTTCCACACTGA CAAAGCGGGTGACGTAACCCTGGGCGCCTCTATCCCGATGCGCCTGTCATCCCTCACAATCGGGAGTGACGGCTCCTGCGGGCTTCAGCTGGAGACGAATTGTAGACATGTGTCTGGGAAACATGCTATCATATTTCGGGATGAG GTATCGGGTCACTTTGAGCTGATCAACTATTCGGAATGGGGTTCCGTAGTGAACGGAGTGATGTACTCGTGTGCCACGCCCCTCTACTCCAGTGCAGAGGATACTCGTCCGGAGCAATTGAAACACCTCGCTGACAACAAACGAACTGagaaaag gtTAAAAGGCGCTCTAACTGAACCAACCCACGCAGAGCAAACGTGCGCTTGCCCCATCCGCCCACCTGACGGCAGTAGGGCGTGGGAGGGATCTGCGTTGGTCCCCCACGGGGCCCTACTTCAGTTCGGATGCCAGCAATACGTTTTCAGCATCGCGGAGCCCAGACCTTTTCCTTACGAGCAGCCAATAGAGGAACCAGCTTTGTAA